The Parcubacteria group bacterium genome has a window encoding:
- a CDS encoding sulfite exporter TauE/SafE family protein, whose protein sequence is MTITAIIIGCFTGFLSAFFGIGGSSIDTPLLRIFLHLPPYIALGTPLPASIVTIIVALLVYWKKHLVDMRVFAYSVLGGLPGIIAGSYASRFFSGKVLMILTAVAIFAIGWNFALNGIAEKNTTQSLKKQNEASSIYITAIAFLCSVISGVLANGGGIFLVAVFVKLLRMEMKKAVATSLLTIAVLVIPACIIHYQLEHIDLTVSLAMSGGVIPMAYLGAKMDLRTKSSTIKMLFGILLVVFSLYFFVSQLQI, encoded by the coding sequence ATGACGATCACAGCAATTATCATCGGATGTTTTACGGGATTTCTTTCCGCATTTTTTGGTATCGGGGGCAGTAGCATCGATACACCACTTTTGCGGATCTTTCTCCATCTTCCGCCATATATCGCACTGGGTACGCCTTTGCCGGCATCGATCGTAACAATTATTGTCGCATTGCTGGTGTACTGGAAGAAGCATTTGGTGGATATGCGCGTTTTTGCGTATAGCGTTTTGGGTGGATTGCCCGGTATTATCGCTGGCTCCTACGCGTCGCGATTTTTTTCGGGTAAAGTGTTGATGATCCTTACCGCTGTGGCGATCTTTGCGATCGGATGGAATTTTGCGCTAAATGGCATCGCCGAAAAAAACACAACACAATCGCTGAAAAAGCAAAATGAAGCTTCATCCATATATATTACCGCTATCGCTTTTTTGTGCAGTGTAATTTCCGGCGTTCTGGCAAATGGGGGAGGCATATTTCTCGTAGCGGTCTTTGTCAAACTTTTGCGCATGGAAATGAAAAAAGCTGTCGCGACATCGCTATTGACGATTGCGGTGCTGGTCATCCCCGCATGTATCATTCATTATCAGTTGGAACATATTGACCTGACTGTCAGTCTTGCGATGAGTGGGGGTGTCATCCCCATGGCATATCTGGGAGCAAAGATGGATCTCCGGACGAAATCCTCCACGATCAAAATGCTTTTTGGGATCTTGCTCGTGGTTTTTTCACTGTACTTTTTTGTTTCTCAATTGCAGATATAA
- a CDS encoding permease: protein MSIFYPIQIFADLIAYDLLGLSHDELLGEVVNYFIFDTVKIFILLAVVIFAVSVVRTFLAPTKIRTFLAGHNKFVGHIIAAATGIITPFCSCSAVPLFLGFVEAGVPLGITFSFLIASPMINEVALVMLLGSFGLKVALIYITSGLVIAVAAGMVIGRLNVENLIEDLGKNTVRDADMTHMTWNERMHYAYKYTWDIIVKVGAYIILGVAVGAWIHGYVPADFLAQYASADKWYAVPLATLVGIPLYANAAGVMPIVSALFEKGVALGTVLAFMMAVTALSLPEFLILRRIMKPKLIAIFATVVGAGIIFIGYLFNTMNL from the coding sequence ATGAGCATCTTTTACCCTATACAAATATTTGCAGATCTTATTGCATATGACCTGCTGGGTCTATCACATGATGAATTGCTGGGCGAGGTGGTAAATTATTTTATCTTTGACACGGTGAAAATTTTTATCTTACTTGCAGTGGTGATCTTTGCCGTTTCTGTGGTGCGGACATTTCTTGCGCCGACAAAGATTCGCACATTTCTTGCAGGACATAATAAATTTGTCGGGCATATCATTGCAGCGGCAACGGGAATTATCACGCCGTTTTGCTCATGCAGTGCAGTGCCGCTCTTTTTGGGTTTTGTGGAGGCGGGCGTGCCGTTGGGGATTACGTTCTCTTTTCTCATTGCGTCGCCGATGATCAATGAAGTGGCGTTGGTGATGCTTTTGGGGAGCTTTGGACTCAAAGTTGCACTGATCTATATCACGAGTGGTCTGGTAATTGCTGTGGCGGCGGGGATGGTGATCGGACGATTGAATGTAGAAAACCTGATCGAAGATCTTGGAAAAAATACAGTACGCGATGCGGATATGACACACATGACATGGAACGAGCGTATGCATTATGCATACAAATACACATGGGATATCATTGTAAAAGTTGGTGCGTATATCATCCTCGGTGTGGCGGTGGGTGCATGGATCCATGGTTATGTGCCTGCGGACTTTTTGGCACAGTATGCAAGTGCGGACAAATGGTATGCGGTACCATTGGCAACACTCGTAGGTATCCCGCTCTATGCCAATGCGGCGGGCGTGATGCCGATCGTGAGCGCACTTTTTGAAAAAGGCGTGGCGCTCGGGACGGTGCTTGCGTTTATGATGGCGGTAACGGCGCTGTCTCTGCCGGAGTTTCTCATCTTGCGCAGGATCATGAAACCAAAACTGATCGCAATTTTCGCGACTGTAGTTGGCGCAGGCATTATTTTCATCGGCTATCTTTTTAACACGATGAATTTGTAG